In Ignisphaera sp., one DNA window encodes the following:
- a CDS encoding DUF438 domain-containing protein, whose translation MSNSGISRKIEIMKNLLKAIHKGENVEELKKKFGDVIAQISPFEIPLIEQHLVVEGVSVEEILRLCDLHVELFRDYLAGKELSNVPKGHPVDLFVKENELILKQSEALGFYSSMLLKAQSIEEASRYLQGLLNVVNSLRALRSHYRKVQMLLFPYLERRGIIAIPRVLWGREDQVVVKLRKLSEEIKKALELRGLEDIRRVGELGIDIAKDVGELVFRENKILFPAVWTLFSEGEWSAIAKIADEIGWIVDVKDREWSPREKPVLPYELKVPIELQQLENLPPEFKDIALRGGLNPDTYEIKEEGDVDLETGYLNVEEVKELIRSLPIEVTYADKNDRVTFYSESKLRKGFVRTKTILGRRLEFCHPPRLEKLVRSVVDELETGKAEYKEFWTKISDRIVRVLIVAVRNDKGEYLGALEIVEDLTDIINNVEEIKKKIMVL comes from the coding sequence ATGTCAAATTCGGGTATAAGTAGAAAAATCGAGATAATGAAAAACTTATTGAAAGCTATACACAAAGGTGAAAACGTTGAAGAGCTTAAGAAGAAGTTCGGGGATGTTATTGCCCAGATATCACCGTTCGAAATACCGTTGATTGAGCAACACCTTGTTGTCGAAGGGGTTTCTGTAGAAGAGATTTTAAGGCTTTGCGATCTCCATGTAGAGCTGTTTAGAGATTATCTTGCTGGTAAAGAGCTCTCCAACGTACCTAAGGGGCATCCCGTCGATCTTTTCGTTAAAGAGAATGAATTGATACTTAAGCAGTCGGAAGCATTAGGTTTTTACTCCTCTATGCTTTTAAAGGCTCAAAGTATTGAAGAAGCTTCAAGGTATTTACAAGGCTTACTTAACGTTGTTAATAGTCTTAGGGCTTTAAGAAGCCATTATAGGAAGGTGCAGATGCTTCTATTTCCCTATCTAGAGAGAAGAGGTATTATAGCTATCCCAAGGGTTTTATGGGGTAGAGAAGATCAAGTAGTTGTAAAGCTTAGGAAGTTATCCGAGGAGATTAAGAAAGCGTTAGAATTAAGGGGTTTAGAGGATATAAGGAGAGTTGGAGAACTAGGAATCGATATAGCTAAGGATGTAGGGGAACTAGTTTTTAGGGAGAATAAAATACTATTTCCAGCTGTATGGACTTTGTTTAGCGAAGGTGAGTGGAGCGCTATTGCTAAGATTGCTGATGAGATAGGGTGGATAGTTGATGTCAAGGATAGAGAGTGGAGCCCTAGAGAGAAGCCTGTTCTACCATACGAACTTAAGGTACCTATAGAGCTTCAGCAGCTAGAGAATCTTCCACCAGAGTTCAAAGATATCGCTCTTAGAGGTGGTTTAAATCCTGATACCTACGAGATTAAGGAGGAAGGTGATGTAGATCTAGAGACAGGATATCTTAATGTAGAAGAAGTTAAGGAGTTGATTAGGTCTCTTCCCATAGAGGTAACCTACGCCGATAAAAACGATAGGGTTACATTCTATAGCGAGAGCAAGCTTAGGAAAGGTTTCGTAAGAACAAAAACTATACTCGGTAGAAGGCTTGAGTTCTGCCATCCACCAAGACTTGAGAAACTCGTTCGTAGTGTAGTCGATGAACTGGAAACAGGTAAAGCTGAGTATAAGGAGTTCTGGACAAAAATTAGCGATAGAATAGTTAGAGTACTTATAGTAGCTGTTAGAAACGACAAAGGTGAGTACCTAGGAGCTTTAGAGATTGTAGAAGATCTCACAGATATCATAAATAACGTTGAGGAGATTAAGAAGAAGATAATGGTGTTATAA
- a CDS encoding ABC transporter permease — translation MNLKLTILLLSISIFVILMAILDIVVPYRYDEVRLDRRFLPPSINHLFGTDSLGRDVFTRVLYGTRFSLTVSSLSLALSATLGTLIGILSALSKHFHTFADLVMNFFYIVPSIFVATITAFVIGFGIHVIAIAIVFRFLPMFYRVTRTIALTVSVEPYIESVRAVGASTLYVLTHYIARETISTVAILSIYSFPETLSIEISLNFIGLGVQPPTPSLGSILAESVKYVVVAPHNIVPPILVVFAAILLAEILGESIKKHLDSYNVDRKLFY, via the coding sequence ATGAATCTGAAGCTAACGATACTGCTTCTCTCTATATCGATTTTCGTGATACTGATGGCTATACTTGATATTGTTGTTCCTTATAGGTATGATGAAGTTAGGTTAGATAGAAGATTTCTGCCGCCCTCTATTAATCATCTATTTGGTACAGATTCTCTTGGTAGAGATGTATTTACAAGGGTACTCTATGGTACTAGATTTTCTCTTACAGTATCATCTCTATCCCTCGCTCTTTCCGCTACTCTGGGCACATTAATAGGAATTCTATCAGCTCTTTCTAAACACTTTCACACTTTCGCTGATCTTGTAATGAATTTTTTCTACATAGTTCCATCAATATTTGTAGCTACTATAACAGCTTTTGTAATAGGTTTCGGGATTCATGTAATAGCTATAGCTATAGTGTTTAGATTTCTCCCAATGTTCTATAGAGTCACTAGAACCATAGCTTTAACAGTATCTGTAGAACCCTATATCGAGTCTGTTAGAGCTGTAGGTGCATCAACATTATATGTATTGACACATTATATAGCTAGAGAAACAATATCTACAGTAGCTATTCTATCGATCTATAGTTTTCCAGAGACACTATCAATAGAAATCTCGCTTAACTTTATAGGATTAGGAGTACAGCCACCAACACCATCTCTAGGAAGTATTCTTGCTGAATCCGTAAAGTATGTAGTTGTAGCACCACACAATATAGTACCACCAATTTTGGTGGTATTTGCAGCAATTTTATTAGCAGAAATTCTGGGAGAATCGATCAAGAAGCATCTAGATAGCTACAATGTAGATAGGAAACTATTTTACTAA
- a CDS encoding glycosyl transferase, whose amino-acid sequence MYGYFDDKSREYVIARPDTPTPWINYIGQEEYFGLISNTAGGYSFYRDPRYRRITRYRYHGIPADQPGRYIYIRDSETSEYWSPTWQPIKKLLDFYECRHGLGYTKIKSKYKGIATEITYFVPLGQTFEVWRLKIKNERDRASNLDIFSYTEFCFWDALDDMTNFQRNLNIGEVEVEDSVIYHKTGYRERRNHFAFFACSEPIVGFDTVREEFIGVYRGLENPIVVEEGVSRNSVAYGGSVIGSHHIKLSLKPGEEREVIFILGYSENPLEEKFEAPNVINKKHVKELLKEYMNPSKLDEAFQELKRYWDNLLSIIQVETPDEDVNRIINIWNQYQIFVTFNLARSASYYESGIARGIGFRDSNQDVLGAIHMFPERVRQRILDLASIQLPDGSTYHQYQPITKRGNKEIGGGFNDDPLWLIISTAAYIKETGDYSILYEMVPYDSTPGTETSLYDHLKKSIEYIVNNLGPHKLPLIGHADWNDCLNFNVLSMNPDESFQTAPDRTDGKTAESVFIACQFVLAAKELAEIAEHIGRKDDAAYFRKLAQDMASRVLEHGWDGEWFLRAYDAFGNKVGTKDCEEGKIFIEPQGMCIMAGIGLDDGKAIKALDSVKMYLATLHGIILHWPPYTKYYVNLGEISSYPPGHKENASIFCHPNSWIIIAEAIAGRGDNALDYYKRLNPSARHSIAHIHKAEPYVYAQTIAGPASKYFGMARNSWLTGTASWMFVALTQWILGVRPTYDGLIIDPCIPRNWSYFKMVRKFRGATYVIEVKNEEHVNRGIKQVYVDGKPIEGNKIPIFNDNKVHNVLVIMGSK is encoded by the coding sequence ATGTATGGGTATTTTGATGATAAATCACGTGAGTATGTGATAGCAAGACCCGATACCCCTACACCATGGATAAACTACATAGGTCAGGAAGAATACTTCGGATTAATCTCAAATACAGCTGGAGGTTATAGTTTCTATAGAGATCCTAGGTATAGACGTATCACACGCTATAGGTATCACGGAATTCCGGCAGATCAACCAGGTAGGTATATATACATAAGGGATTCTGAAACAAGTGAGTACTGGTCTCCTACATGGCAACCCATAAAGAAACTTCTCGACTTCTATGAATGTAGACATGGTCTAGGATACACAAAGATAAAGTCAAAGTACAAGGGTATAGCAACAGAGATAACATATTTTGTTCCGCTAGGCCAGACATTTGAGGTTTGGAGATTGAAGATAAAGAACGAAAGAGATAGGGCATCAAATCTAGATATATTCTCATATACAGAGTTCTGTTTCTGGGATGCTCTAGACGATATGACAAACTTCCAGAGAAATCTCAATATAGGAGAAGTCGAGGTTGAAGATAGCGTAATATATCATAAGACTGGGTATAGAGAAAGAAGAAACCATTTCGCCTTCTTTGCATGTTCAGAACCCATAGTTGGTTTCGATACAGTAAGAGAAGAATTCATAGGTGTGTATAGAGGTCTAGAGAACCCTATAGTTGTTGAAGAAGGAGTCTCAAGAAATTCTGTAGCATATGGAGGTTCTGTTATAGGTTCACATCACATCAAGTTGAGTCTTAAGCCTGGAGAAGAACGTGAAGTAATCTTCATACTAGGTTACTCAGAAAATCCTTTAGAAGAGAAATTCGAAGCTCCTAACGTTATAAACAAGAAGCATGTTAAAGAATTACTTAAAGAATATATGAATCCCAGTAAACTTGATGAAGCTTTCCAAGAACTTAAGAGGTACTGGGACAACTTATTATCAATAATACAAGTTGAGACACCTGATGAAGACGTTAACCGAATCATTAATATATGGAATCAGTATCAAATATTTGTAACATTCAATTTAGCTAGAAGTGCTTCATATTATGAATCCGGTATAGCTAGGGGAATAGGGTTTAGAGACTCTAACCAAGACGTACTTGGAGCAATCCATATGTTTCCTGAAAGAGTTCGCCAAAGAATACTTGATCTAGCATCAATACAATTGCCAGATGGAAGTACATATCATCAGTACCAACCAATAACGAAGAGAGGCAACAAAGAAATTGGTGGGGGATTCAATGACGACCCTCTATGGCTCATAATCTCTACAGCTGCATATATCAAGGAAACAGGCGACTATTCAATACTATACGAAATGGTTCCATACGATAGTACTCCTGGAACAGAAACATCTCTATACGATCATCTCAAAAAATCTATAGAATACATTGTGAATAATCTAGGACCACACAAATTACCACTAATAGGTCATGCTGATTGGAATGACTGTCTAAACTTTAACGTACTATCAATGAACCCTGATGAATCTTTCCAGACAGCACCAGATAGAACTGATGGAAAGACAGCTGAATCAGTCTTCATAGCATGTCAATTTGTTTTAGCAGCTAAAGAACTTGCAGAAATAGCTGAACACATAGGTCGTAAAGATGATGCAGCATACTTCCGTAAACTAGCGCAAGATATGGCTAGTAGAGTTCTTGAACATGGATGGGATGGTGAATGGTTCTTAAGAGCATATGATGCGTTTGGTAACAAAGTAGGGACCAAAGATTGTGAGGAAGGTAAGATATTCATTGAACCTCAAGGAATGTGTATTATGGCTGGTATAGGGTTAGATGATGGTAAAGCTATAAAAGCTTTGGATTCAGTAAAGATGTATCTAGCAACACTTCACGGCATAATACTTCATTGGCCTCCATACACAAAATACTATGTGAATCTAGGTGAAATTTCTAGTTATCCACCAGGACATAAAGAAAATGCAAGCATATTCTGTCATCCTAATTCATGGATAATTATAGCTGAAGCTATTGCTGGTCGAGGAGATAATGCATTAGATTACTACAAAAGATTGAATCCATCAGCAAGACACTCTATAGCTCATATACATAAAGCAGAACCATATGTTTATGCACAAACAATAGCAGGACCAGCATCAAAGTATTTCGGTATGGCTAGAAACTCGTGGCTCACAGGAACAGCCTCGTGGATGTTTGTAGCTTTAACACAGTGGATATTAGGTGTAAGACCAACATATGATGGTCTTATAATAGATCCATGTATACCGAGGAATTGGAGTTACTTCAAAATGGTAAGAAAATTTAGAGGGGCTACGTACGTAATAGAGGTTAAAAACGAAGAACATGTGAATCGTGGAATAAAACAGGTATATGTTGATGGTAAACCAATAGAAGGAAATAAGATTCCGATATTTAACGATAATAAGGTACACAATGTTTTAGTGATCATGGGGAGCAAGTAG
- a CDS encoding ABC transporter permease: MLRTRDIFLRALKKISLYLFLLIAILSFIYLSARLIPGDPITVLYGEISGDPVTRSVLERQLGLDKPIQIHLLIYLRNIFTGNWGKSIYTGESVVSIVSRGFMASLKLALLSSAFVVIISIALVYVEFVHNIHSNLIRISTSLSSSIQSTVWSIIILLLIARTGYSVALGSILPPLSVLTITGIGIFYRVLRSAIEYSCRQPFVGMYMVMGYNKRYLFLKVLRYSLPMILSALLYRVGVIIAGAVATEVIFMYPGMGFVFYTALPSRDYPILIGWGVAISIILMLVNLVVDIVHSVLDPRVSIS; the protein is encoded by the coding sequence ATGTTAAGAACTAGAGACATTTTTTTAAGGGCTTTAAAGAAGATATCACTATATCTTTTTCTACTTATAGCAATACTATCGTTTATATACCTATCAGCTAGACTTATACCTGGAGACCCTATAACAGTTCTCTACGGAGAAATATCTGGAGACCCTGTTACCAGGAGCGTTCTTGAACGTCAATTAGGTTTAGATAAACCTATACAAATCCATCTACTGATCTATTTGAGGAACATATTTACTGGAAATTGGGGTAAATCGATATATACTGGAGAGAGTGTTGTATCGATAGTTTCTAGGGGATTTATGGCATCTCTTAAGCTTGCTCTACTTTCATCAGCTTTTGTAGTGATCATATCTATAGCTTTGGTTTATGTGGAATTCGTACACAATATACATAGTAACCTAATTCGTATATCTACCTCATTGTCTAGCTCTATACAATCAACTGTATGGAGTATAATTATCCTCTTACTTATAGCGAGAACTGGTTACTCTGTTGCTCTTGGAAGTATTTTGCCTCCATTATCAGTACTGACTATTACTGGTATAGGGATATTCTATAGAGTGCTTAGATCAGCTATAGAGTATAGCTGTAGACAACCTTTTGTAGGTATGTATATGGTTATGGGTTACAATAAGAGGTATCTGTTTCTCAAGGTCTTGAGGTACTCTCTACCTATGATCCTATCAGCGTTACTTTATAGAGTTGGGGTAATTATAGCTGGTGCTGTAGCTACCGAAGTAATATTTATGTACCCAGGCATGGGTTTTGTGTTTTATACAGCCCTACCATCTAGAGATTACCCTATTTTAATCGGTTGGGGAGTAGCTATATCAATCATATTGATGCTCGTGAATCTTGTTGTAGATATCGTCCATAGTGTGCTGGATCCCAGGGTCTCTATATCATGA
- a CDS encoding ABC transporter substrate-binding protein, which translates to MSRSLARIMAIITIIAVACSLIYIGLSRGDVSRDSNGFHYARELKIAISTDITTIDINYATSVADFEVLGKVYESLFRIGYNPVEKKLVYIPQLVEKYIPINETFWFFVLKDGIKFHNGKELTAWDVEASIRRSIEISPIGRMLLRDAEGMPIIDDIIVYNSSSFALRLRKPFAPLIEHLAHLSVAVMPKDIAERYMDKKIESLDDVIGTGPYRLIEYVRGQYVKLQRFDDYWGKKPLLEMVIYRIVPDVNSRITALKTREVDISVGIPPEMALQLKREGFKVYNETGVRFVIAAINTLKIPDVRIRRAMNYAVDRRAIVENILNGFAVIAKSVASPIFPNVVYLEPYSYDPEEAERLITEAGGINRTLTLLVSTRSPKDIELAQTLKYYLSEVGISVEIQSIEHTAFLKKVFQDHDFDLAIYGPSPSSLYYALTYWRTKAALNAPLYSNPEVDRLLDIVVEEKDEEVRQSIYRRIQEIIWSECPAIWLYFENIIIVTRSSVEGLRILPFQILILDDVYVKN; encoded by the coding sequence ATGTCAAGATCTTTAGCTAGAATTATGGCCATCATAACTATAATCGCTGTAGCTTGTTCTCTGATCTATATTGGTTTGTCTAGAGGAGATGTGTCTAGAGATAGTAATGGATTTCACTATGCTAGAGAATTGAAAATTGCTATATCTACGGATATCACAACAATAGACATTAACTATGCTACAAGTGTTGCTGATTTCGAGGTCCTTGGAAAAGTTTATGAAAGTCTCTTCAGAATAGGTTACAATCCTGTTGAGAAAAAACTTGTGTACATTCCTCAACTGGTTGAAAAATATATACCTATTAACGAAACATTTTGGTTTTTCGTGCTTAAGGATGGTATAAAGTTCCATAACGGTAAAGAGTTAACTGCATGGGATGTTGAAGCAAGCATCAGGAGATCCATAGAGATAAGCCCTATCGGTAGAATGCTTCTTAGAGATGCTGAAGGTATGCCAATCATAGATGATATTATTGTGTATAACTCATCATCATTTGCGTTAAGACTTAGAAAACCTTTTGCACCACTCATAGAGCATTTAGCTCATCTATCGGTTGCTGTAATGCCTAAGGATATAGCTGAAAGATATATGGATAAAAAGATCGAGTCGTTAGATGATGTTATTGGCACAGGTCCCTATAGGCTTATTGAATATGTGAGAGGACAGTATGTAAAACTTCAACGTTTTGATGATTATTGGGGCAAGAAGCCATTATTAGAGATGGTTATCTACAGAATTGTACCTGATGTGAACTCGAGAATAACTGCTTTAAAGACCAGAGAAGTAGATATTTCTGTTGGTATACCTCCTGAAATGGCTCTTCAGCTAAAGAGAGAAGGTTTTAAGGTGTATAATGAGACAGGTGTAAGATTCGTTATAGCCGCTATAAATACGTTGAAGATTCCTGATGTAAGGATCAGAAGAGCTATGAATTATGCTGTTGATAGAAGAGCTATTGTCGAGAATATACTTAATGGATTTGCTGTAATAGCGAAAAGCGTTGCATCCCCTATATTTCCTAACGTTGTATATCTAGAACCGTATAGCTATGATCCTGAGGAAGCAGAGAGGCTAATTACTGAAGCTGGGGGAATCAATAGAACTCTCACACTACTTGTTTCAACACGCAGTCCTAAAGATATAGAGCTTGCTCAAACACTAAAGTATTACTTATCAGAAGTAGGTATATCTGTAGAAATCCAGAGTATAGAGCATACAGCTTTTCTAAAAAAGGTATTCCAAGACCATGACTTTGATCTAGCGATATACGGACCTTCACCATCTTCATTATACTATGCTCTAACGTACTGGAGAACCAAAGCAGCACTTAATGCACCTCTATATAGTAACCCAGAAGTTGATAGACTTCTAGATATAGTTGTTGAAGAAAAAGATGAAGAGGTGCGACAGAGTATCTATAGAAGAATACAGGAGATTATATGGAGCGAGTGTCCAGCTATATGGTTATACTTTGAAAACATTATCATTGTGACTAGATCTAGTGTAGAAGGTCTCAGGATACTCCCATTCCAAATACTCATACTAGATGATGTGTATGTTAAGAACTAG
- a CDS encoding beta-glucosidase, protein MDIDKLLKELGIEEKIRLIVGAGFFTTKIPGVAGETRAIDRLGIPSIALSDGPAGIRIHPIRFGDKSTYYTTAFPNEIALASTWNPEIVEKVGKAIGAEAREYGIDALLAPGINIHRVPLCGRNFEYFSEDPLLTAILAASYVKGVQSEGVGATLKHFIANEQETGRMNIDVVVSERALREIYLRAFEIAIELSKPWAVMAAYNKIYGKYCTQNEWLLTNVLRNDWRYDGLVMTDWWAGNNPVEQIKAGIDLIMPGDDRVVQILLEAYRKGELDEETINARARRVLELISKSLKWKGYKPSSNPNLEENAKVAYEAAAEGAVLLKNNGALPISQEKTVAVFGKGSYLSIKGGLGSGNTYPRYVVSIVDGLKERGIKINNELDKIYRETMVPLWFDQDAVTWYRNMREYVFKEGDTRLISWLVIEFTESILSRLMALTISEDFIDEETLDRIAKESDIALITISRISSEGYDRKAVKGDFYLRDDEYRLIQKVSEKFHSYGKKVVVILNIPSPIEIISWRDLVDAILVVWLSGQEIGRAVADIILGRVSPSGKLSITWPKHLSEIPAIKTFPGEPKENPKKIVYEEGIYVGYRYYDTFGIEPAYEFGYGLSYTLFEFRDLKVYMDGDSIAAKLRVKNIGNAVGKEVAQLYVRAPRGKIDKPYQELKGFYKTKPLKPGEEEEVEIKVPIKYLAGYDGNKWVIERGEYEIRVGASSRDIRFRALITIEKDVCFDKHWYRVEC, encoded by the coding sequence ATGGATATAGATAAGTTATTGAAGGAACTAGGTATTGAAGAAAAGATCAGACTTATTGTTGGTGCAGGCTTTTTTACAACAAAAATTCCTGGAGTAGCTGGAGAAACTAGAGCTATTGATCGTTTAGGCATACCTTCGATAGCTCTTAGCGATGGACCAGCAGGTATTAGAATACATCCAATTAGGTTTGGAGATAAATCTACATACTATACAACAGCTTTCCCTAACGAGATAGCTTTAGCATCTACATGGAATCCAGAAATTGTAGAGAAAGTCGGTAAAGCCATAGGTGCTGAAGCTAGAGAATACGGTATTGATGCTCTACTCGCACCAGGTATAAATATACATAGAGTACCTCTATGTGGAAGAAACTTTGAGTACTTTTCTGAAGATCCACTGCTTACAGCTATATTAGCTGCATCTTATGTCAAGGGTGTTCAATCCGAAGGTGTGGGAGCAACATTAAAACATTTTATAGCTAATGAACAAGAAACAGGCCGTATGAATATAGATGTAGTAGTTTCTGAAAGAGCGCTTAGAGAGATATATCTAAGAGCTTTTGAAATAGCCATCGAGCTTTCTAAGCCATGGGCAGTTATGGCGGCCTACAACAAGATCTATGGAAAGTATTGTACACAAAACGAATGGCTTTTAACTAACGTGCTTAGAAATGATTGGAGATACGATGGATTGGTAATGACTGATTGGTGGGCAGGCAATAATCCTGTTGAACAAATCAAAGCCGGTATAGATTTGATTATGCCTGGCGATGATAGAGTTGTTCAAATACTTTTAGAAGCGTATAGAAAAGGAGAGTTAGATGAAGAAACAATAAATGCTAGAGCTAGAAGGGTTTTAGAGCTTATATCAAAATCTCTAAAATGGAAGGGGTATAAACCATCCAGCAATCCTAATCTCGAAGAAAATGCTAAAGTAGCTTATGAAGCTGCTGCAGAGGGAGCAGTACTTCTAAAGAACAATGGAGCTCTACCGATATCTCAAGAAAAAACTGTAGCAGTATTCGGTAAAGGCTCTTACCTATCCATTAAGGGTGGTCTGGGTAGCGGAAACACATACCCAAGATATGTTGTATCTATAGTGGATGGGCTTAAGGAGAGAGGGATCAAGATAAACAACGAACTAGATAAAATCTATAGAGAAACTATGGTGCCACTCTGGTTCGATCAAGACGCGGTAACCTGGTACAGAAACATGAGAGAATACGTGTTCAAGGAAGGTGATACACGTCTAATTTCATGGCTAGTTATAGAATTCACTGAAAGCATATTATCACGCCTTATGGCTCTAACTATCTCGGAAGACTTTATTGACGAAGAAACTTTAGATCGTATTGCGAAAGAAAGTGATATAGCTTTAATAACTATCTCAAGAATCTCTAGTGAAGGATACGATAGGAAGGCTGTAAAAGGAGATTTCTATCTGAGAGATGACGAGTATAGATTGATACAGAAGGTCTCTGAGAAATTCCATAGCTACGGCAAAAAGGTTGTTGTAATACTCAATATACCTAGTCCTATAGAGATCATAAGCTGGAGAGATCTCGTAGACGCTATACTTGTTGTATGGTTATCGGGGCAAGAAATTGGTAGAGCTGTTGCAGACATTATACTAGGTAGGGTTTCACCAAGCGGAAAACTGTCAATTACGTGGCCCAAACATTTATCGGAAATTCCAGCAATAAAGACATTTCCTGGAGAACCTAAGGAAAACCCAAAGAAGATAGTATATGAGGAGGGTATATATGTTGGCTACAGATACTACGACACGTTTGGTATAGAGCCTGCGTACGAATTTGGATATGGTCTTAGCTACACATTATTTGAATTCAGAGATCTTAAAGTATATATGGATGGTGACAGTATTGCGGCAAAGCTTAGGGTCAAAAATATTGGAAATGCTGTAGGTAAAGAAGTTGCACAACTATACGTTAGAGCACCTAGAGGTAAAATAGACAAGCCGTACCAAGAACTTAAAGGATTCTATAAAACGAAACCATTGAAACCAGGAGAAGAAGAAGAGGTTGAGATAAAGGTACCAATAAAGTATCTAGCAGGTTATGATGGAAATAAATGGGTTATCGAGAGAGGAGAATACGAGATTAGGGTAGGTGCATCCTCTAGAGACATAAGGTTCAGAGCATTAATTACTATTGAAAAAGATGTGTGTTTTGATAAACATTGGTATAGAGTTGAATGTTAA
- a CDS encoding ferritin-like domain-containing protein yields the protein MAGEQYTEIFKYLVDMEKKHAENLKILADRIKHPVMKALLIGIANDSEKHAQFYTAIIELITRYQPAISQEEFRILKEEIERHIETELKMMETTKQLFTKFSDSRIKLLIMAIHEDEVKHHKVLTSIRDNVATEYVVNEEDMWSAIWRDSPWHGTPGG from the coding sequence GTGGCTGGAGAACAGTATACTGAAATATTTAAGTATCTAGTTGATATGGAGAAGAAGCATGCTGAAAACCTTAAGATTTTGGCAGATAGAATTAAGCACCCAGTTATGAAAGCACTATTAATCGGTATTGCAAACGATAGTGAAAAACATGCACAATTCTATACAGCTATCATAGAGCTTATCACCAGATACCAGCCAGCTATTTCTCAAGAAGAATTCAGAATTCTTAAAGAAGAAATTGAAAGACATATAGAAACTGAATTAAAGATGATGGAGACAACAAAACAACTCTTCACTAAATTTAGTGATTCTAGAATAAAGTTATTGATAATGGCTATACATGAAGATGAAGTTAAGCATCATAAAGTTTTAACCAGCATTAGAGATAATGTGGCTACCGAATATGTTGTTAATGAAGAGGATATGTGGAGTGCTATATGGAGAGATAGTCCATGGCATGGAACTCCAGGAGGATAA
- a CDS encoding transcriptional regulator, translating to MKSVLELGSKYIVPAIRREVVLKLIKKGFMGVEIAKILKISPSLITRYINGERGTQVDLRRYKDIVERIENLVDKISSGEVDQYIIAKEIDRIAIYFMSRKHLCEIHKKLEPNIVPDKCSICLELFKTNKIQ from the coding sequence ATGAAGTCTGTACTAGAGCTTGGATCAAAATACATTGTCCCTGCGATAAGAAGAGAAGTAGTGCTAAAGCTTATTAAGAAAGGCTTCATGGGTGTAGAGATAGCTAAAATCCTCAAAATATCTCCATCGCTTATAACAAGGTATATAAACGGAGAACGGGGAACACAGGTAGACTTAAGGAGATATAAAGATATAGTAGAGCGTATAGAGAATCTTGTGGATAAAATATCAAGTGGTGAAGTAGATCAATACATAATAGCTAAGGAAATCGATAGAATAGCCATATACTTTATGTCCAGAAAGCACCTATGTGAAATACACAAAAAACTAGAGCCAAATATAGTGCCAGATAAATGCAGTATATGCCTAGAGCTATTCAAAACAAATAAGATTCAATAA
- a CDS encoding pyrimidine dimer DNA glycosylase/endonuclease V, which produces MHGNADALNAALDRVGLIALWREGLLAQKVLEGSTKGYINHPQLTRFKQSQNPLLSIGTYLYYVYLEGVNRGYRFNLNKIKVYNTSITGFIPITSGQIRYEYKLLLYKLSSRDPQWRKQIECIERIDVNPVFYIIEGSISEWEKPRDFLLRDEDSESIKYV; this is translated from the coding sequence ATCCACGGAAATGCCGATGCTCTTAATGCTGCTCTAGATAGAGTAGGCCTTATTGCTCTCTGGAGAGAAGGTCTTCTAGCACAAAAAGTTCTTGAAGGATCAACAAAAGGTTACATAAACCATCCACAATTGACTAGATTTAAACAATCACAGAACCCATTACTATCTATTGGTACATATCTCTACTATGTATATCTTGAAGGCGTAAATAGAGGATACAGGTTCAATCTAAATAAAATCAAGGTATACAATACATCTATCACAGGCTTTATACCAATAACATCTGGACAAATAAGATATGAATACAAGTTGCTCTTATACAAACTATCATCTAGAGATCCTCAATGGAGGAAACAGATAGAATGTATAGAGAGAATAGATGTGAATCCAGTCTTCTATATAATTGAAGGATCGATATCTGAATGGGAAAAGCCTAGAGATTTCTTGCTAAGAGACGAAGATAGCGAGAGCATCAAATATGTATAG